One genomic segment of Sanyastnella coralliicola includes these proteins:
- a CDS encoding PorP/SprF family type IX secretion system membrane protein: MRGVLIICALLFGLSSQAQQEWVYSMQALNLYDGNAAAAGMYEHASINLRYRQQFSGFSGAPTTAFLSANTSFGSLNGGLRLKRESIGAFDRTMVALHLAYQLDVGSGQLSFALGGGIRNEQLDVSEITVSTTDVDVLINSEAITKPLLEGAMLYRSERFFAGIEVGHLLTQERRASGSDTRMESLAMIGTQHRLNSMLSLRPMIAARYDVDGALLPEAQVGLWWKQTLWVGAGYRLSSEAYGFVEYRIKRKLRLAYGFGVPTEGVGSVSNGHHEVMIGFLFGKKQRSVQSIRYFQ; the protein is encoded by the coding sequence ATGAGAGGGGTGTTGATCATATGCGCATTGCTCTTTGGCCTATCTTCTCAAGCACAGCAAGAATGGGTGTACTCCATGCAGGCACTCAATCTTTATGATGGCAATGCTGCGGCAGCAGGGATGTACGAACATGCATCCATCAATCTGCGTTACCGTCAGCAGTTTAGCGGGTTCAGCGGAGCGCCAACCACAGCATTTCTTTCGGCTAATACATCTTTTGGATCACTGAATGGCGGCCTGCGTTTGAAAAGAGAAAGCATTGGAGCTTTTGATCGAACGATGGTAGCGCTTCACCTTGCTTACCAACTCGATGTTGGATCGGGGCAACTTTCATTTGCCTTAGGAGGTGGAATTCGAAATGAGCAATTAGACGTTAGTGAGATTACCGTTTCTACAACAGACGTTGATGTGCTGATCAATTCAGAAGCCATTACCAAACCACTTCTAGAAGGTGCCATGCTGTATCGTTCTGAACGGTTCTTTGCGGGTATTGAAGTGGGTCATTTGCTAACGCAGGAACGCAGAGCTTCAGGTAGCGACACACGCATGGAGTCACTTGCTATGATTGGAACGCAGCATCGCCTGAATTCTATGTTGTCACTGCGTCCGATGATTGCAGCACGCTATGATGTAGACGGAGCCTTGTTACCAGAAGCACAAGTCGGGCTGTGGTGGAAACAAACTCTATGGGTAGGTGCAGGCTACCGACTGTCATCAGAGGCTTATGGGTTTGTAGAGTATCGAATCAAAAGAAAATTGCGCCTGGCTTATGGCTTCGGAGTTCCTACTGAAGGCGTGGGTAGTGTCTCTAACGGACATCATGAAGTTATGATCGGATTCCTCTTCGGAAAGAAGCAACGCAGTGTACAAAGCATTAGATACTTTCAATGA
- a CDS encoding gliding motility-associated C-terminal domain-containing protein, which translates to MRLLLTLFSLFLVSTGGAQIVLGRQVIGSAAVNGSTSTISVNSNTGEARVGSPSGSTVSLTEGFEQPSDLTPLIVEYVISYAECWNGSNATLIFTTLSGCGGNYDISITQNGIEQSQGSLGIGLHTLNITAGGGCTFEEEFEIALPGLGPCSLVAPNTITPNGDGVNDDWNIFWLAYEEYATNTVTIVNRWGVEVWKGSNYDNINVVFNGTNSDGEELPEGVYYYNLDYGTGNINGHINLLR; encoded by the coding sequence ATGCGCCTCCTCCTGACCCTATTTTCGTTATTCCTCGTTTCCACAGGAGGGGCGCAGATCGTGTTGGGCCGACAAGTCATCGGCTCAGCGGCGGTGAATGGAAGTACTTCGACCATTTCCGTGAACTCCAACACTGGTGAGGCCCGCGTGGGTTCTCCTTCTGGATCTACCGTGTCGTTGACAGAGGGGTTTGAACAGCCATCTGATCTCACGCCATTAATAGTGGAGTATGTGATATCCTATGCTGAATGTTGGAACGGAAGCAACGCTACCTTGATCTTCACTACGCTTAGCGGATGTGGAGGGAATTATGACATCTCCATTACCCAAAACGGAATCGAGCAAAGTCAGGGCTCCTTGGGAATCGGATTGCACACCTTGAACATTACCGCAGGTGGTGGATGCACCTTTGAAGAAGAATTTGAAATCGCCTTGCCTGGTTTAGGTCCGTGTTCCTTGGTCGCGCCAAATACCATTACGCCCAATGGAGATGGGGTGAATGACGACTGGAACATCTTTTGGTTGGCCTACGAAGAATACGCTACCAATACGGTGACGATCGTTAATCGCTGGGGAGTTGAAGTCTGGAAAGGAAGCAATTACGATAACATCAATGTGGTGTTTAATGGAACGAATTCAGACGGAGAAGAGCTTCCTGAAGGCGTCTATTATTACAACCTGGATTACGGAACGGGTAATATAAACGGTCACATTAATCTGCTGCGATGA
- a CDS encoding DUF3109 family protein, with protein MIQIGKTIISTELFDEHFTCDLSACKGACCVEGSSGAPLEESELDLLEQVYPQVKPYMTEEGIKSIEENGFFVVDQDGDYTTPLVNDAECAYTIFDADGTAKCGIEAAYLDKKIDWHKPISCHLYPIRIKALKDFDAVNYHKWHICKPACDCGAKLQMPVFRFCKSSIIRKYGEKYYEELEAAYRLWKAESY; from the coding sequence ATGATCCAAATCGGAAAAACCATCATCTCGACTGAGCTCTTTGACGAGCATTTCACTTGTGACTTGAGCGCATGTAAGGGAGCCTGTTGTGTAGAAGGAAGCAGCGGTGCGCCACTAGAGGAAAGTGAACTGGATTTGCTTGAACAGGTGTATCCTCAAGTGAAGCCGTACATGACGGAAGAAGGGATCAAAAGCATTGAAGAAAATGGCTTCTTCGTGGTGGATCAAGATGGTGATTACACCACCCCACTCGTGAACGACGCAGAATGTGCTTACACCATCTTCGATGCCGATGGCACAGCTAAATGCGGCATCGAAGCGGCATACCTTGATAAGAAGATCGACTGGCACAAACCAATCAGCTGTCACCTTTACCCTATCCGGATCAAAGCCCTCAAAGACTTCGACGCGGTCAACTACCACAAATGGCACATCTGCAAACCCGCCTGCGACTGTGGAGCGAAACTCCAAATGCCTGTATTCCGATTCTGTAAGTCGTCAATCATCCGCAAATACGGGGAGAAGTATTACGAGGAGTTGGAGGCGGCGTATCGGTTGTGGAAAGCGGAGTCTTACTAG
- a CDS encoding DUF5686 and carboxypeptidase-like regulatory domain-containing protein has protein sequence MLDQIQLAFMMLCRRTVLLVVFLLSIMGLQAQVSGRVIDAQTKVPMAFVTVVVEGQQAGSYTDIDGKFDIPQVAQGATLVFSFVGYKSTRVEVKSMQSQLLVELRPERVELAEAVVLPGENPAEALMRKAIKNKKVNNPEESRSFVYDAYNKLVFTALPDSVYIDNPQKVAELDTSDQEALKFFDEQHLFLMESISERRFLSKGKDTEIVKASKVSGLQAPDFALLSTQLQSFSIYRDEFSLMDLRYLSPFHSSAISKYLFIIEDTTYQDQDTVFVLSFRPRTGKKINGLKGVLHLNSNGYAAQSVIAEPATATETFGIRIRQRYEFIDGQQWFPVQLNTDLTFNNIEVDFMEVVGIGRSYHSNIQLDPELKRRDVGEIAYRMEAATVRQPEEFWNQYRNDSLDSRELQTYEWMDSLSNEFKFDQKYRWFQAFMSGKLKMGKVDFDLSRLMRFNDYEGFRLGGGLATNDDFIRNLYFGGFVGYGFKDRELKGGGDITWKIRRMSNTSLSVAYYSEVFERGGSQFPGDNSWLSDAGYYQLFINQMDRLEVAEAGITSNLPGYLKVTAKVRTGTLINNLNQQLISTPNDEVTLFHDRAPINEAELNVRWSFREKQIQTVNRRVSLARKWPLVGAQLIAGEYEAGDETNEYLRLQVSLDHTFRMPILGDLSFFAHAGRIYGDAPALRQFSIRGTQNDFSVATPRAFETIAPGSVFTDEYAALHIRHSFRDLLFSRPKWKPHVVLVHSMAIGNRGDRDHLTPLAAGDISQGYFESGIELKHLVVSGFSSFGIGAFYRHGSYNEGEFVDNVTFKLSIGFVSS, from the coding sequence ATGCTAGACCAAATACAACTTGCGTTCATGATGCTTTGTCGTCGTACCGTTCTTCTTGTCGTCTTTCTACTGTCTATCATGGGCCTTCAAGCCCAGGTGTCTGGACGTGTCATTGACGCACAAACGAAGGTGCCGATGGCCTTTGTGACGGTGGTGGTAGAAGGACAACAAGCAGGTTCCTATACCGACATTGATGGGAAGTTTGATATTCCGCAAGTAGCGCAGGGGGCCACCTTGGTTTTCAGTTTTGTCGGCTACAAAAGCACACGGGTTGAGGTCAAATCAATGCAGTCACAGCTCTTGGTTGAATTGCGTCCTGAACGTGTTGAGTTAGCAGAAGCTGTGGTGCTTCCTGGAGAGAATCCAGCAGAAGCATTGATGCGGAAGGCCATCAAGAACAAAAAGGTCAACAACCCGGAAGAGTCGAGGAGTTTCGTCTATGATGCCTACAACAAGCTGGTTTTTACTGCGCTTCCTGACAGTGTTTACATTGACAATCCACAAAAAGTAGCAGAGCTTGATACTTCAGATCAAGAGGCCTTGAAGTTCTTTGATGAACAGCATCTCTTTTTGATGGAGTCGATCAGTGAACGCAGATTCCTGAGTAAGGGAAAGGATACGGAGATCGTAAAGGCCAGCAAAGTTTCAGGACTTCAAGCCCCAGATTTTGCCTTGTTGAGCACGCAGTTGCAATCGTTCTCGATCTATCGAGATGAGTTCAGTTTAATGGACCTACGCTATTTGTCTCCTTTCCATTCGAGTGCAATTAGTAAGTACCTCTTCATCATCGAAGACACAACTTATCAGGATCAGGATACAGTGTTTGTCTTGTCATTCAGACCTCGTACAGGGAAGAAGATCAACGGATTGAAAGGCGTACTTCACCTGAACAGCAATGGATATGCTGCACAAAGTGTGATTGCAGAACCTGCTACAGCTACAGAGACTTTTGGAATTCGCATTCGCCAACGATATGAGTTTATCGATGGGCAGCAATGGTTTCCTGTGCAATTGAACACGGACCTCACTTTCAATAACATTGAAGTGGATTTCATGGAGGTTGTTGGCATTGGTAGATCTTATCACTCCAACATTCAATTGGATCCAGAGTTGAAGAGAAGAGACGTCGGCGAGATTGCCTACCGAATGGAAGCGGCGACGGTGCGTCAGCCAGAAGAATTCTGGAATCAGTACCGAAACGACTCCCTTGATTCACGTGAGCTTCAGACCTATGAGTGGATGGACAGCCTTTCGAATGAATTCAAGTTCGATCAGAAGTACCGTTGGTTCCAGGCCTTTATGTCAGGCAAGCTGAAGATGGGCAAGGTCGATTTCGATTTGAGCCGACTCATGCGTTTCAACGATTACGAAGGTTTCAGACTAGGAGGTGGATTGGCCACCAACGATGATTTCATTCGAAACCTCTACTTCGGTGGTTTCGTGGGTTATGGCTTCAAAGATCGCGAGCTCAAAGGAGGAGGAGATATCACTTGGAAGATTCGTCGAATGTCGAATACCTCTCTTTCCGTAGCCTATTACTCAGAAGTCTTTGAACGAGGCGGAAGTCAATTCCCAGGAGATAACTCATGGTTATCTGACGCGGGCTATTACCAGCTCTTCATCAATCAAATGGATCGCCTAGAGGTGGCAGAAGCCGGTATTACTTCAAACTTGCCAGGCTATCTCAAGGTAACCGCCAAAGTGCGCACAGGTACCCTGATTAATAATTTGAATCAGCAACTCATTTCTACTCCGAACGATGAGGTCACTTTATTCCATGATCGTGCACCCATCAATGAAGCGGAGTTGAATGTTAGATGGAGCTTCCGCGAGAAACAGATTCAGACGGTGAATCGTCGTGTTTCGCTAGCGCGGAAATGGCCACTGGTTGGTGCTCAGCTTATTGCGGGTGAATATGAAGCAGGAGATGAGACGAATGAATACTTGCGCCTTCAGGTCTCACTAGACCACACCTTCCGAATGCCAATTTTAGGTGACTTGTCTTTCTTCGCTCACGCGGGAAGAATCTACGGAGACGCCCCAGCCTTACGTCAATTCTCCATCCGCGGAACCCAAAATGACTTCTCGGTAGCCACTCCCCGCGCCTTCGAAACCATTGCCCCAGGGAGTGTTTTCACCGATGAATACGCGGCCTTACATATCCGTCACAGCTTCCGCGATTTGTTATTCAGTAGACCAAAGTGGAAGCCACATGTCGTCCTAGTACACAGCATGGCTATCGGAAACCGCGGTGATCGTGACCACCTAACACCGCTCGCCGCAGGTGATATCTCTCAAGGCTATTTCGAGTCAGGTATAGAACTCAAACACCTCGTTGTTTCAGGCTTCTCATCCTTCGGTATCGGTGCTTTCTACCGCCACGGTTCATACAACGAAGGAGAGTTTGTAGACAATGTGACCTTTAAGTTGAGTATTGGGTTTGTGTCTTCTTAA
- a CDS encoding radical SAM/SPASM domain-containing protein: MQRIWQDRREQWKALSIRKVANFFGLWLSYHLSRLTRRPLHWGGPFSLSIEPTTACNLGCPECPSGLKQFTRATGKLSKETLNKLLDQTQRTLGNIIFYFQGEPYLHPEFTDLVKTASDRGIYTTTSTNAHFLDEKQARKTVESGLSRLIISIDGTTQETYEQYRVHGSLEKVLAGTRNILKAREEMGSTTPHVIFQFLVVKPNEHQIDDVHKLAAELGVDEVRLKTAQVYDYENGNPLIPDDTKYSRYRQQKDGTWTIKNKLLNQCWRMWQGCVITWDGKVVPCCFDKDATHQLGDTAEDGFHSIWNGPAYHDFRQSILQSRDQIDICTNCTEGTKVWAEE; this comes from the coding sequence GTGCAGCGCATTTGGCAAGACCGACGAGAACAGTGGAAAGCCCTTTCAATTCGGAAGGTGGCTAACTTCTTTGGACTTTGGCTGAGTTACCATCTTTCAAGACTCACCCGAAGACCCCTGCACTGGGGTGGTCCGTTTTCGCTATCGATCGAACCTACGACTGCCTGTAACTTGGGTTGTCCTGAATGTCCTTCTGGTCTTAAACAGTTCACCCGCGCTACCGGTAAGCTGAGCAAAGAAACCCTCAACAAGTTACTCGACCAAACACAACGCACCCTCGGAAATATCATCTTCTATTTTCAAGGCGAACCCTATTTGCATCCAGAATTCACGGATCTGGTTAAAACAGCCAGTGACCGAGGCATCTACACCACGACTTCCACCAATGCCCACTTCTTGGATGAGAAGCAGGCACGAAAAACAGTGGAAAGTGGGCTCTCTCGTCTCATCATTTCTATTGATGGCACCACGCAAGAAACCTACGAGCAATACCGAGTCCACGGTTCCCTCGAAAAGGTACTAGCCGGAACACGTAACATCTTGAAGGCACGCGAGGAAATGGGTTCAACCACTCCCCACGTCATTTTCCAGTTCTTGGTGGTCAAGCCCAACGAGCATCAGATCGACGACGTGCACAAACTAGCCGCAGAACTTGGCGTGGATGAAGTCAGACTCAAAACAGCTCAGGTTTACGATTACGAAAACGGCAATCCACTTATCCCAGACGATACCAAATACTCTCGCTACCGTCAGCAAAAAGACGGAACCTGGACCATCAAAAACAAGCTCCTCAACCAGTGCTGGCGCATGTGGCAAGGATGTGTCATCACCTGGGATGGGAAAGTGGTTCCTTGTTGCTTCGATAAAGACGCCACACATCAACTCGGCGATACCGCAGAAGATGGTTTCCACTCCATTTGGAATGGCCCAGCTTACCATGATTTTCGTCAATCTATTCTTCAGTCCCGTGACCAAATCGATATTTGTACTAATTGTACAGAAGGAACGAAGGTGTGGGCAGAGGAATAG
- a CDS encoding lysylphosphatidylglycerol synthase transmembrane domain-containing protein, translating into MAENEEDIKKRLSWRRIMIPVLIGLIAAGGLLWWNLTKPTYIPVTDGQVGTHAWVDANENGAPDTSDPEEFVLQEGGGYIESYAGELLSNYSWEEDAWIAIALALLMVVLRDAGYIYRIRLLTNKFLTWRQSFDVIMLWEFASALTPSVVGGSGVAIFVVNREGINLGKSTATIFITAMMDEIFYIVMVPLLFVIIGGDRLFPSEGLFDIVTPELLRTLFYAGYGFIVLLTTTILTGVFFFPHQTKLFLVKLFSFGFLRRWQHHMVKLGDEIVISSEEFKGKSIGFWAKAMASTAVSWTARFLTLNFIFLAFTAGFDHFEVYGRQLVMWVILLISFTPGSSGIAELLLPAFFNYLPWENAALAPVLLVLVAVIWRLLTYFPYLFVGAAILPGWLRRTAKRKVEQAG; encoded by the coding sequence TTGGCAGAGAATGAAGAAGACATAAAAAAACGCCTCTCCTGGCGGCGGATTATGATCCCGGTGTTGATCGGCTTGATTGCTGCTGGAGGATTGTTATGGTGGAACTTAACCAAGCCTACTTACATTCCCGTAACCGATGGTCAAGTGGGAACGCATGCATGGGTTGATGCCAATGAAAACGGAGCTCCTGACACCTCTGACCCTGAGGAGTTCGTGTTGCAAGAAGGCGGCGGCTACATCGAATCCTACGCCGGGGAACTACTTTCCAACTATTCCTGGGAAGAAGATGCATGGATCGCCATTGCGCTGGCCTTGTTGATGGTCGTGTTACGCGATGCCGGGTACATCTATCGCATTCGATTGTTGACCAATAAGTTCTTGACATGGCGACAAAGCTTTGATGTCATCATGCTCTGGGAGTTTGCCAGTGCGCTTACACCTAGTGTCGTGGGGGGATCTGGGGTTGCCATTTTCGTTGTGAACCGAGAAGGAATCAACCTCGGAAAATCGACGGCAACGATCTTCATTACAGCGATGATGGATGAAATCTTCTACATTGTGATGGTGCCGCTGCTGTTTGTGATCATTGGAGGAGATCGCCTATTCCCTTCAGAAGGACTATTCGATATCGTGACACCTGAGTTGCTTCGCACACTGTTCTATGCGGGCTATGGATTCATCGTCTTGCTCACGACTACCATACTTACGGGAGTCTTCTTCTTCCCGCACCAAACGAAACTATTCCTGGTCAAGCTATTCTCTTTCGGCTTCCTTCGTCGCTGGCAACACCATATGGTGAAGTTGGGTGATGAAATTGTCATCAGTAGTGAAGAGTTCAAAGGAAAGAGCATCGGATTTTGGGCCAAAGCCATGGCTTCTACAGCCGTGAGCTGGACTGCCCGTTTCCTCACCTTGAATTTTATCTTCCTTGCCTTTACTGCTGGGTTCGATCATTTCGAAGTTTATGGTCGACAGCTAGTAATGTGGGTGATCCTCTTGATCTCTTTCACCCCTGGTTCAAGTGGTATTGCTGAACTGCTGCTCCCAGCATTCTTCAACTACCTTCCATGGGAGAATGCGGCACTTGCACCTGTATTGTTGGTTCTTGTGGCCGTCATCTGGCGATTATTGACCTACTTCCCTTACCTCTTTGTTGGTGCTGCAATCTTACCGGGATGGCTTCGTAGAACAGCCAAACGAAAGGTTGAGCAGGCGGGATAG
- a CDS encoding cystathionine gamma-synthase, whose amino-acid sequence MKFGTKAVHAGVEPDPSTGAIMTPIFQTSTYVQEGIGNHKGYEYSRTHNPTRDALQKSLAALENGKHGLSFSSGLAAIDAVIKLLNPGDEVISVNDLYGGTYRIFRTVFEKYGIKFTFVDLRDANNVEQYMTENTRLVWVETPTNPVLQVVDIAAIAERCASRNVLLGVDNTFASPALQNPIDHGADIVMHSVTKYIGGHSDVVMGALVVKDDALAEQLYTLQNSCGAVSGPMDCFLVLRGIKTLHIRMKQHTANGKKIAAYLNSHPKVDKVYYPGLEDHPNHDVAARQMHDFGGMMSFTLKQDDLETAKATVARFKLFTLAESLGGVESLCGHPATMTHASIPKEEREKSGVVDSLIRLSVGIEDADDLIKDIEQALG is encoded by the coding sequence ATGAAGTTCGGCACGAAGGCGGTTCACGCCGGGGTGGAGCCGGATCCAAGCACAGGTGCGATCATGACACCGATCTTTCAAACGTCAACTTACGTTCAAGAAGGAATCGGTAACCATAAAGGATACGAATACTCACGTACGCACAACCCAACGCGTGATGCATTGCAAAAAAGCCTGGCGGCACTTGAAAACGGAAAGCACGGTTTGTCTTTCTCAAGTGGTTTGGCGGCCATTGATGCGGTTATCAAACTCTTGAACCCGGGCGATGAAGTGATTTCGGTGAATGACCTCTACGGTGGTACTTACCGCATCTTCCGCACGGTGTTTGAGAAGTACGGAATCAAATTCACCTTCGTTGATCTTCGCGATGCCAACAACGTAGAGCAGTACATGACTGAGAATACGCGTTTGGTATGGGTTGAAACTCCAACGAACCCTGTTCTTCAGGTGGTTGATATTGCCGCTATCGCGGAACGCTGCGCTTCACGGAACGTCCTGTTGGGAGTAGACAACACCTTCGCCTCACCGGCGCTTCAAAATCCGATTGACCACGGAGCAGATATCGTGATGCACTCAGTAACGAAGTACATCGGTGGTCACTCAGACGTAGTGATGGGTGCGCTTGTAGTGAAAGATGATGCACTCGCTGAGCAACTCTATACTTTGCAGAATAGCTGTGGTGCCGTGAGTGGACCAATGGACTGTTTCCTCGTTCTTCGTGGAATCAAGACCCTGCATATCCGCATGAAGCAACACACAGCCAACGGAAAGAAAATTGCGGCATACCTGAATTCGCATCCAAAAGTTGACAAAGTCTACTACCCTGGATTGGAAGATCACCCAAATCACGATGTGGCAGCACGTCAGATGCATGACTTCGGTGGAATGATGTCGTTCACATTGAAGCAAGACGACCTGGAGACTGCGAAAGCGACCGTAGCTCGCTTCAAACTCTTCACTCTTGCTGAGTCACTCGGAGGGGTTGAATCACTTTGTGGTCACCCTGCAACCATGACTCACGCTTCTATTCCAAAAGAAGAACGCGAGAAGTCAGGGGTTGTTGACTCTCTGATCAGACTAAGTGTAGGTATCGAAGATGCCGACGACCTTATTAAAGATATTGAACAAGCCCTAGGATGA
- a CDS encoding FAD-dependent oxidoreductase yields the protein MNTNERIAVAGGGLVGSLLALFLARRGFKVDIYERRRDPRKADYIGGRSINLALSDRGWKALEMAGVADAVRDAAIPMYRRVMHDQAGNLSFQQYGKDQQAIYSVSRGGLNKLLLEKADEYDEVTVAFDTKVNDINMKENILHLENTVTGEIKEVKYDRIFGTDGAFSAVRSRLMKVDRFNFEQAYLDHGYKELTIPPTADGKHRIETNALHIWPRGEYMLIALPNQDGSFTCTLFFPFEGKDSFESLNTTEEIREFFEREFKDAVDLMPTYIQDYHENPTSSLVMIRCNPWHFEDKICLMGDASHAIVPFYGQGMNSGFEDCSVFEEVFEANNGDWEKTFEQFSKKRKPEADAILELALRNYIEMRDKTADPQFLLQKKIEKRFNERHPDKWIPLYSQVTFTHIPYDEALRNGDVQDEIMKRVMDRPDIEEVWDSEEIEQAILAEINS from the coding sequence ATGAACACAAACGAACGCATCGCAGTAGCCGGTGGAGGCCTCGTAGGAAGCCTCCTTGCGCTCTTTCTAGCCCGCAGAGGTTTCAAGGTAGACATCTACGAACGTCGACGTGACCCACGTAAGGCCGATTACATCGGCGGACGATCGATTAACCTCGCCTTGTCTGACCGTGGTTGGAAAGCGCTAGAAATGGCAGGAGTTGCTGATGCCGTTCGTGATGCAGCCATCCCAATGTACCGTCGTGTGATGCACGATCAAGCAGGAAACCTCAGTTTCCAGCAATACGGGAAAGATCAACAAGCGATCTACTCCGTATCTCGTGGTGGACTGAATAAACTTCTCCTTGAAAAGGCAGATGAGTACGATGAAGTAACGGTAGCCTTCGACACGAAGGTGAACGACATCAACATGAAGGAGAACATCCTTCATCTGGAGAACACGGTAACTGGCGAGATCAAAGAAGTCAAGTACGACCGCATCTTCGGAACCGACGGTGCGTTCTCTGCTGTCCGCTCGCGTTTGATGAAGGTGGATCGTTTCAACTTCGAGCAAGCATACCTAGATCACGGCTACAAAGAGTTGACCATCCCGCCAACTGCCGATGGTAAACATAGAATCGAGACCAACGCACTGCACATTTGGCCGCGTGGTGAGTACATGCTGATTGCCCTTCCTAATCAAGATGGAAGTTTCACATGTACGCTCTTCTTCCCCTTTGAAGGGAAAGACTCCTTCGAATCACTGAACACCACAGAAGAGATTCGCGAGTTCTTCGAACGCGAGTTCAAGGATGCGGTTGACCTCATGCCGACATACATCCAAGATTACCACGAAAACCCTACGTCTTCATTGGTTATGATTCGTTGCAATCCGTGGCATTTTGAAGATAAGATTTGCTTGATGGGCGACGCTTCCCATGCCATTGTTCCGTTCTACGGACAAGGAATGAACAGCGGTTTCGAAGATTGCTCTGTGTTTGAAGAAGTCTTTGAGGCGAACAATGGTGATTGGGAAAAGACCTTTGAGCAGTTCTCGAAGAAACGCAAGCCTGAGGCTGATGCCATTCTAGAATTGGCACTTCGCAATTACATCGAGATGCGCGATAAAACGGCAGATCCTCAATTCCTTCTTCAGAAGAAAATTGAAAAGCGATTCAACGAACGCCATCCAGACAAATGGATTCCATTGTACTCACAGGTGACATTCACACATATCCCGTACGACGAGGCGTTGCGCAACGGTGATGTGCAGGATGAAATCATGAAACGCGTGATGGATCGTCCAGACATTGAAGAGGTGTGGGATAGCGAAGAGATTGAGCAGGCCATCCTCGCTGAAATCAATTCTTGA
- the mce gene encoding methylmalonyl-CoA epimerase: MPNKIEHLGIAVSDLEASEKIFTDVLGAAPYKREEVESENVITSFFKVGENKIELLQATSEDSAIAKFIAAKGEGIHHVAFAVDDIQAEIDRLMNLGYRMIHEKPKEGADGKMIAFLHPKGSNRVLVELCADK, encoded by the coding sequence ATGCCCAACAAAATTGAACATCTAGGGATTGCGGTGAGTGATCTTGAGGCTTCTGAAAAGATCTTTACTGACGTACTTGGAGCGGCACCTTATAAGCGTGAAGAGGTTGAAAGCGAAAACGTGATTACGTCTTTCTTCAAGGTGGGTGAGAATAAGATTGAACTACTCCAGGCGACTTCTGAGGATAGTGCGATAGCGAAGTTCATCGCTGCGAAGGGTGAAGGAATTCACCATGTTGCCTTTGCTGTGGATGACATCCAGGCAGAGATTGATCGTTTGATGAACTTGGGTTACCGAATGATCCACGAAAAGCCGAAAGAGGGAGCGGATGGAAAGATGATTGCCTTCCTTCACCCTAAAGGTTCAAACCGTGTGTTGGTTGAGTTGTGCGCTGATAAGTAG
- a CDS encoding SDR family oxidoreductase: MQLDLSPYTAMVCGSTQGIGFATAKELASMGARIVLVARNEASLQKAVAEINEINGKENMTLTADFQHPDSLEKALDGFLVENEAQILINNTGGPPPGQAIDAEVEGFRIAFNQHLICNHILATKLVPGMKKAGYGRIINVISTSVKQPLPNLGVSNTIRGAVANWSKTLANELGAFGITVNNVLPGATDTARLTGIIERKSEKTGKSLDDVRAGMESQVPMKRVGRPEEVAWAISFLASPSAAYINGINVPVDGGRTASL; encoded by the coding sequence ATGCAATTAGATCTTTCACCCTATACCGCAATGGTGTGCGGTAGTACACAAGGAATTGGATTCGCTACAGCCAAAGAATTAGCGAGCATGGGAGCCCGCATTGTTTTGGTGGCTCGTAACGAGGCTTCACTGCAAAAAGCAGTGGCTGAGATCAACGAAATCAACGGCAAGGAAAACATGACCTTGACTGCAGATTTCCAACATCCTGATAGCTTGGAAAAGGCACTCGACGGATTCCTTGTAGAAAACGAAGCACAGATCTTGATCAACAACACCGGAGGCCCACCACCCGGACAAGCCATCGACGCGGAAGTTGAAGGATTTCGAATTGCATTCAATCAACACCTCATTTGTAACCACATCTTGGCTACCAAGCTGGTTCCTGGAATGAAGAAGGCGGGCTACGGACGCATCATCAATGTGATTAGTACCTCCGTAAAACAGCCATTGCCAAACCTTGGAGTGTCAAATACAATCCGCGGCGCCGTGGCCAATTGGTCAAAAACTCTTGCAAATGAGCTCGGTGCATTTGGTATTACTGTCAACAATGTATTACCTGGAGCCACTGATACAGCTCGTCTCACGGGAATCATCGAACGCAAGTCTGAAAAGACAGGAAAAAGCCTTGACGATGTACGCGCCGGAATGGAATCTCAAGTACCAATGAAGCGTGTGGGTAGACCTGAAGAAGTCGCATGGGCGATTTCTTTCCTAGCATCACCTTCAGCTGCTTACATCAACGGAATCAACGTGCCGGTTGACGGAGGACGAACAGCATCGCTATAA